A single Betaproteobacteria bacterium DNA region contains:
- a CDS encoding extracellular solute-binding protein gives MPLHATLESLARPSLCCVRRRRHYDGELACVPGSVVHILPRPRGSCIPAQGGTSRFWPLWSFCPLFVHGSSPRPEERVMVLGNDIRIHTLLACLLLACGLATTAAAATLSPQEQKLVPLAKKEGAVTIINPLFSDETAQRLGEAFIKHYNLGPDFEFNNLRKGTGQTVAQVRQEIKAGRFTVDVHLVSAPGFFAEAAKRGAFEKLDSAHWKNHLKLIKKAGQYSNYPYAVVPFAYTFQPVWNTSCPGMANFKADSYADVLQPSLKGKTISPDITKSFTYTNTVIALMEAGMDVNAMWDKLEATDPLVEFRSEPKMQMVISCERPLDMWNLAGRVYQNVLKKAELSKVLKIGHFKEGQVMLGNQAAVLKGAPHPNAGKLLIEFLLTKEGADVVVQGEAVYTFLDGYSPPAAAKPYLLDINTIKLLGIKDWVAAQKQFESVREAWKERFR, from the coding sequence ATGCCCCTGCATGCCACACTGGAATCATTAGCAAGGCCAAGCCTGTGCTGCGTTCGCCGGCGGCGTCATTATGACGGCGAACTGGCGTGTGTACCCGGTTCTGTCGTTCACATCCTGCCCCGTCCCAGGGGCTCATGCATCCCGGCTCAAGGCGGGACTTCCCGCTTTTGGCCGCTTTGGTCTTTTTGTCCGCTTTTTGTCCATGGGTCCTCACCTCGACCAGAGGAGCGTGTAATGGTGCTCGGCAATGACATTCGCATCCACACACTACTCGCGTGCTTGCTGCTCGCGTGCGGCCTCGCCACAACGGCTGCCGCGGCGACCTTGAGCCCGCAGGAACAGAAGCTCGTGCCGCTGGCCAAGAAAGAGGGCGCGGTCACGATCATCAATCCGCTGTTCAGCGACGAGACCGCGCAACGCCTGGGCGAGGCGTTCATCAAGCACTACAACCTGGGTCCGGACTTCGAGTTCAACAATCTGCGCAAGGGAACGGGCCAGACGGTGGCGCAGGTGCGCCAGGAGATCAAGGCCGGCCGCTTCACGGTGGACGTGCACCTGGTCAGCGCCCCGGGTTTCTTCGCCGAGGCCGCCAAACGCGGCGCCTTCGAGAAGCTCGACAGCGCGCACTGGAAGAATCACCTGAAGCTCATCAAGAAGGCCGGGCAATACTCGAACTATCCCTATGCGGTCGTGCCCTTCGCCTACACCTTCCAGCCGGTCTGGAATACGTCCTGTCCGGGCATGGCAAACTTCAAGGCCGACTCGTATGCAGATGTGCTGCAGCCTTCGCTCAAGGGCAAGACCATCTCGCCCGACATCACCAAGAGCTTTACGTACACCAACACCGTGATCGCGCTCATGGAAGCGGGCATGGACGTGAATGCCATGTGGGACAAGCTCGAGGCCACCGACCCGCTGGTGGAATTCCGCAGCGAGCCCAAGATGCAGATGGTGATCTCGTGCGAGCGCCCGCTCGACATGTGGAACCTGGCCGGGCGCGTCTACCAGAACGTGCTGAAGAAAGCCGAGCTTTCCAAGGTGCTGAAGATCGGCCACTTCAAGGAAGGCCAGGTGATGCTGGGCAATCAGGCAGCCGTGCTCAAGGGCGCGCCCCATCCCAACGCCGGCAAGCTGCTGATCGAGTTCCTGCTCACCAAAGAGGGCGCCGATGTGGTGGTTCAAGGCGAGGCGGTCTACACCTTCCTCGACGGCTATTCGCCGCCCGCCGCCGCCAAGCCTTATCTGCTCGATATCAACACGATAAAGCTGCTCGGCATCAAGGACTGGGTGGCCGCGCAGAAGCAGTTCGAAAGCGTGCGCGAGGCCTGGAAAGAGCGCTTCCGCTAG
- a CDS encoding tripartite tricarboxylate transporter substrate binding protein — protein sequence MIDEGGIPEMINKGGIAMKRLAHAVAMVCAIPCAAMAQEPAQEPVSQYPSRPMRMIIPFAPGGASDFIGRILQPKLSEALGQQVVAENRPGASGNIGVEQAARATPDGYTFLLGNVSSMGINPSMFPSFPYKSTRNFVPITLVVDVPGAFGIHGALPVKNMAEFIEYAKQRPGKLNYGSAGYGSAQRMALEFFMLKAGIKMAHVPYKGGAGAATIATISGEVAATMVTTASLVPHANSGKIKILAVVSKKRIPALSNIPTMVELGYPELSLGSWQGIYVPKGTPRPIVDKLFKTFTKVVHDPWVGERYQKVSAQQITSDSPEDFDRFMKEQVAFWGKVIKDIGIKTQ from the coding sequence ATGATCGATGAAGGAGGCATACCCGAAATGATCAACAAGGGAGGCATTGCGATGAAACGGCTCGCGCACGCTGTGGCGATGGTTTGTGCGATTCCCTGCGCCGCGATGGCGCAAGAACCGGCGCAGGAGCCGGTATCCCAGTACCCGAGCCGGCCGATGCGGATGATCATTCCGTTCGCTCCGGGCGGCGCCTCGGACTTCATCGGCCGCATCCTGCAGCCGAAGTTGAGCGAAGCGCTCGGCCAGCAGGTCGTCGCCGAAAACCGGCCTGGGGCTTCGGGCAATATCGGGGTCGAGCAGGCCGCCCGCGCTACGCCGGACGGCTACACCTTCCTGCTCGGCAACGTGAGCAGCATGGGCATCAACCCGAGCATGTTCCCGAGCTTCCCGTACAAGTCCACGCGCAACTTCGTCCCCATCACGCTCGTGGTCGATGTGCCGGGCGCGTTCGGCATCCATGGTGCGCTGCCGGTCAAGAACATGGCCGAGTTCATCGAATACGCCAAGCAGCGCCCGGGCAAGCTCAACTACGGCTCGGCCGGCTACGGCAGTGCACAACGCATGGCGCTGGAATTCTTCATGCTGAAGGCCGGCATCAAGATGGCGCACGTGCCCTACAAGGGCGGCGCGGGTGCGGCCACCATTGCGACCATTTCCGGCGAGGTCGCGGCGACAATGGTGACCACGGCCTCGCTCGTGCCGCATGCCAACTCCGGCAAGATCAAGATTCTCGCCGTCGTTTCCAAGAAGCGCATTCCGGCGCTGTCCAATATTCCGACCATGGTCGAGCTGGGCTACCCGGAGCTGAGCCTGGGATCGTGGCAAGGCATCTACGTACCCAAGGGTACGCCGCGGCCGATCGTCGACAAGCTGTTCAAGACCTTCACGAAAGTGGTGCACGATCCCTGGGTCGGCGAGCGCTACCAGAAGGTGAGCGCGCAGCAGATCACCAGCGACTCGCCCGAGGACTTCGACCGCTTCATGAAGGAACAGGTCGCGTTCTGGGGCAAGGTGATCAAGGACATCGGCATCAAGACGCAGTAA
- a CDS encoding tripartite tricarboxylate transporter substrate binding protein yields the protein MKRIALATGSMLCAAGSLWVSTAVAAETYPSRPVRLIIPYSAGGAADVVTRIWAQKLPELLGQQIVIDNRTGAGGLIGTEIAAKSTPDGYTLMASGTPLVIVPHLYRKTPYDPMRDFMPIMQYGAQPYALTVHPSLGVSTVQQLIDLAKKQPGQINIASSGNGGAQHLFGALFVSMAKLKMVHVPYKGSGPARADLLSGQVKVGCLGITSVINQHKAGQLRIIGVTSATRSPAIPDVPAIGETVKGYEATLWTGLLAPSGTPQAAIQRIHADLTKVLARPDIQSAFKRVGNDLVSTDPKSFAEVIRADYKKWGDVVREINLKIG from the coding sequence ATGAAGCGAATTGCACTGGCTACAGGCTCGATGTTGTGCGCGGCGGGATCGCTCTGGGTCTCGACGGCCGTGGCGGCCGAAACGTATCCGAGCCGCCCCGTGCGGCTGATCATCCCCTACTCCGCCGGCGGCGCGGCCGATGTCGTGACCCGCATCTGGGCGCAGAAGCTGCCCGAGCTGCTCGGCCAGCAGATCGTCATCGACAATCGCACCGGGGCCGGCGGACTGATCGGCACCGAGATCGCGGCCAAGTCGACCCCCGACGGCTACACCCTGATGGCGTCGGGAACGCCGCTGGTGATCGTGCCGCATCTCTATCGCAAGACCCCGTATGATCCGATGCGCGATTTCATGCCGATCATGCAGTACGGCGCCCAGCCCTATGCGCTCACGGTCCATCCCTCGCTCGGCGTCAGCACGGTGCAGCAGCTGATCGACCTGGCGAAGAAGCAGCCCGGGCAGATCAATATCGCGTCGTCGGGCAACGGCGGCGCCCAGCACCTGTTCGGGGCCTTGTTCGTATCCATGGCCAAGCTGAAGATGGTGCACGTGCCGTACAAGGGCAGCGGCCCGGCGCGCGCCGATCTGCTCTCGGGCCAGGTGAAGGTCGGCTGTCTGGGCATCACGAGCGTCATCAACCAGCACAAGGCCGGGCAGCTCAGGATCATCGGCGTCACCAGCGCCACGCGCTCGCCGGCGATCCCCGACGTGCCCGCGATCGGCGAGACGGTCAAGGGTTACGAGGCCACGCTCTGGACCGGCTTGCTGGCCCCCAGCGGAACGCCGCAGGCCGCGATCCAGCGCATCCACGCCGATCTCACCAAGGTGCTGGCGCGCCCCGACATCCAGAGCGCATTCAAGCGCGTGGGAAACGACCTGGTGTCGACCGATCCCAAGTCATTTGCCGAAGTGATCCGGGCGGACTACAAGAAATGGGGCGACGTGGTGCGCGAGATCAACCTCAAGATCGGTTGA
- a CDS encoding PIN domain-containing protein, producing the protein MISSPLVDTGPLVALLSESDRHHAWTKQALARVRAPMRSCEAVISEAWYLLHNSRKGQAALLDLLERGLLSIDFALGSELVPVRRLVDRYRDQPMSLADACLVRMAELYDEASILTLDSDFSVYRKNGRQVITLITPFT; encoded by the coding sequence GTGATTTCCAGCCCGCTAGTCGATACCGGTCCGCTGGTCGCGCTGTTAAGCGAGAGCGACCGCCATCATGCTTGGACTAAGCAAGCGCTCGCGCGCGTGCGTGCACCAATGCGCTCCTGCGAGGCGGTCATTTCGGAAGCCTGGTATCTGCTGCATAACAGTCGCAAAGGGCAAGCAGCCCTGCTCGATTTGTTGGAGCGGGGCCTGCTGTCGATCGATTTTGCGCTTGGGTCGGAGCTCGTCCCGGTTCGACGCTTGGTCGACCGGTACCGGGATCAACCGATGTCCCTGGCGGACGCGTGCCTGGTTCGAATGGCCGAGTTGTATGACGAAGCCTCGATCCTGACCCTGGATTCAGACTTTTCCGTCTATCGAAAGAATGGCCGCCAGGTCATCACGCTGATCACGCCGTTCACTTGA
- a CDS encoding ribbon-helix-helix protein, CopG family, with product MKVLSLKVSESLDRKLAAVVKRRRIPKSVVVREAIEQYLDESREVRGGSFLELAGDLVGCVKDAPRDLSSNPKHMEGYGK from the coding sequence ATGAAGGTTCTTTCACTCAAGGTTTCGGAATCCCTGGACCGCAAGCTCGCGGCCGTCGTAAAGCGGCGCCGAATCCCGAAGAGCGTCGTCGTTCGCGAAGCAATCGAACAGTACCTCGATGAGAGTCGGGAGGTGCGTGGCGGGTCTTTTCTCGAGTTGGCGGGCGACCTCGTAGGTTGCGTGAAAGATGCACCCCGCGACCTGTCCAGCAATCCGAAGCACATGGAAGGCTACGGCAAGTGA
- a CDS encoding tripartite tricarboxylate transporter substrate binding protein, giving the protein MSALRPVVHAICLGTALAAGSVAGQDKYPTRPIRVVTAAPGSNHDWGARLSAQQLSERVGQRVIVDNRGSIAIEYIAKEAQPDGYTLLFYGATVWLQPFLNKVGWDPIADFAPITLAMSSPNVLVVHPSLPVKSVKALIALAKARPGDLNYSAGGAGSTPHMAAELFKHLSQTKIVRIQYKGSGPSMIGLLSGEAHMMFAALGPITPHIQQGKVRPLAVSTPKRTPLMPDLPAVAETLPGFSAEATIGFFAPRKTPPALVAQLNREIVQALKSADAKVLHKAGIEIVANSPDAFADFIKSEMERMGAVIRSGSFHN; this is encoded by the coding sequence ATGTCGGCATTGCGTCCCGTCGTGCACGCGATCTGCCTCGGTACGGCTTTGGCTGCCGGATCGGTTGCGGGGCAGGACAAGTATCCGACCAGGCCGATCCGCGTCGTGACCGCGGCGCCCGGCAGCAATCACGACTGGGGTGCGCGTTTGTCCGCCCAGCAGCTGTCCGAGCGCGTCGGCCAGCGCGTGATCGTGGACAATCGCGGCTCGATCGCCATCGAGTACATCGCCAAGGAGGCGCAGCCCGACGGCTACACCTTGCTCTTCTACGGCGCGACCGTGTGGCTGCAGCCGTTCCTGAACAAGGTGGGTTGGGACCCGATCGCAGACTTTGCCCCGATCACGCTTGCGATGAGCTCGCCGAACGTGCTCGTGGTGCATCCTTCGTTGCCGGTGAAGTCGGTCAAGGCGCTGATCGCGCTCGCCAAGGCGCGGCCAGGGGACTTGAACTACAGCGCGGGCGGCGCCGGCTCCACGCCGCACATGGCGGCCGAGCTCTTCAAGCACCTGTCGCAGACGAAGATCGTGCGCATCCAGTACAAGGGCTCGGGGCCGTCGATGATCGGCCTGCTCTCGGGCGAGGCGCACATGATGTTCGCAGCCCTGGGTCCGATCACGCCCCACATCCAGCAAGGCAAGGTGCGCCCGCTCGCGGTTTCCACGCCCAAGCGCACGCCGCTCATGCCCGATCTTCCGGCCGTGGCCGAAACCCTGCCGGGATTCAGCGCCGAGGCCACGATCGGATTCTTCGCGCCGCGCAAGACACCGCCCGCGCTCGTCGCGCAGCTCAATCGCGAGATCGTGCAGGCGCTCAAGTCCGCCGACGCCAAGGTGCTGCACAAGGCTGGTATCGAGATCGTGGCCAACTCGCCCGACGCGTTTGCGGATTTCATCAAGTCCGAGATGGAGCGGATGGGTGCGGTCATCCGCAGCGGCTCCTTCCACAACTGA
- a CDS encoding UbiD family decarboxylase, with amino-acid sequence MPDETQSQPRSQALPATRPPLDFQEHLAQLESQGLLVRVERPIDKDTQLHPLVRWQFLGGIAQEERRAFLFTHVVDAKGRRYDMPVAVGALASSARIYAAGMGKPVEEIGSTWMKAIANPVRPIEVDSAACQQVVIQGAALKEPGGGLARLPVPISTPGFDAAPYLTATLCVTRDPDNGIQNMGTYRAGLKATDRLGVRMVARVGGAGGWLHWLKYRDRKAPMPIAIVIGCAPVVFFTGPQKLPVDRDELEVAGGLAGEPIRKTKCVSVDLEVPADAEIVIEGLIDTSVLEPEAPFGESNGYVALEAYNMPMQVTAITHKRSPVFTSIISQVTPSESSLAKKVAYEPLFLTHLRDALGIRGVRRVVMHEPLSNLRPVIFVQYARGTLRTEVWRGLHGAATLRPECGKIVIAVSEDIEPSNTDAVFWSMAYRSTPTEDVQIVPYRRGVQGSQYGPDKSESTLLIDATQKHPMAPLALPTRPYMEAARALWEELELPPLAEKSPWHGYTLGDWTDTWERYAQRATAGDWELNGQETLTRRRGDVTPETPVRKIEQLD; translated from the coding sequence ATGCCGGACGAGACCCAAAGCCAACCCCGGTCGCAAGCGCTGCCCGCCACGCGGCCGCCGCTGGACTTCCAGGAGCACCTGGCGCAACTCGAGTCGCAGGGCCTGCTGGTGCGCGTCGAGCGGCCGATCGACAAGGATACGCAGCTGCATCCGCTGGTGCGCTGGCAGTTCCTCGGCGGCATCGCGCAGGAAGAGCGCCGCGCCTTTCTCTTCACCCACGTGGTGGACGCGAAGGGCCGCCGCTACGACATGCCGGTCGCGGTCGGCGCGCTCGCGTCCTCGGCCCGGATCTATGCGGCCGGGATGGGGAAGCCGGTGGAGGAGATCGGGTCGACCTGGATGAAGGCGATCGCCAATCCGGTGCGGCCGATCGAAGTCGATTCCGCTGCGTGCCAGCAAGTCGTGATTCAGGGCGCGGCGCTGAAGGAACCCGGCGGCGGGCTCGCGCGGCTGCCGGTACCCATCTCGACGCCCGGATTCGACGCCGCGCCTTATCTCACGGCGACTTTGTGCGTCACGCGCGATCCCGACAACGGCATCCAGAACATGGGCACCTACCGCGCCGGGCTCAAAGCGACCGACCGCCTCGGCGTGCGCATGGTGGCGCGCGTGGGCGGCGCCGGCGGCTGGCTGCATTGGCTCAAGTACCGCGACCGCAAGGCGCCGATGCCGATCGCGATCGTCATCGGCTGTGCGCCGGTGGTGTTCTTCACCGGTCCGCAAAAGCTCCCGGTCGACCGCGACGAGCTGGAGGTGGCGGGTGGACTGGCCGGCGAGCCGATCCGCAAGACCAAATGCGTGAGCGTCGATCTCGAAGTGCCGGCCGACGCCGAGATCGTGATCGAGGGCCTGATCGATACCTCCGTGCTCGAGCCCGAGGCCCCGTTCGGCGAAAGCAACGGCTACGTGGCGCTGGAAGCGTACAACATGCCGATGCAGGTAACCGCGATCACGCACAAGCGTTCGCCCGTCTTCACGTCGATCATCAGCCAGGTTACGCCGAGCGAATCGAGCCTGGCGAAGAAGGTCGCCTACGAGCCGCTGTTCCTCACGCATTTGCGCGACGCGCTCGGCATCCGCGGCGTGCGGCGCGTGGTGATGCACGAGCCGTTGTCGAACCTGCGGCCGGTGATCTTCGTGCAGTACGCGCGCGGCACGCTGCGCACCGAAGTGTGGCGCGGGCTGCATGGCGCGGCGACACTGCGCCCCGAGTGCGGCAAGATCGTGATCGCCGTGAGCGAGGACATCGAGCCGTCGAACACCGACGCGGTGTTCTGGTCGATGGCTTACCGGTCCACGCCGACCGAGGACGTCCAGATCGTGCCGTATCGGCGCGGCGTGCAGGGTTCGCAGTACGGGCCCGACAAGTCGGAATCGACGCTGTTGATCGACGCGACCCAGAAGCACCCCATGGCGCCGCTCGCGCTGCCGACGCGGCCGTACATGGAAGCCGCACGCGCGCTGTGGGAGGAGCTCGAGCTCCCGCCGCTCGCCGAGAAGTCGCCCTGGCACGGCTACACGCTGGGCGATTGGACCGACACGTGGGAACGCTATGCGCAGCGCGCGACCGCGGGCGACTGGGAGCTGAACGGGCAGGAGACGCTCACGCGACGGCGCGGCGACGTGACGCCGGAGACACCCGTGCGCAAAATCGAGCAACTCGATTAG
- a CDS encoding xanthine dehydrogenase family protein subunit M, translating into MKPAPFVYHDPRTVEEACVILATHENARVLAGGQSLMPLLNFRAVTPDHLVDLNRIEALSYLHVQGDVLEIGAMKRQRGLERCGEIGQHCPLLHEALAHVGHVQTRNRGTIGGSLCHLDASAELVNITALLGGRLHAVSRRGRRDIAFADFATGYLTTSLAPDELLAGVSLPLPPARHGHAFVEFARRRGDFAIIACSAWLTLDDRGDIADAALALSGLGHAPVRPTEIEQALRGQKPIAETFKAAAAAAGALEADGDPFVSAAYRKHLARILSYRALEQAAARACAGAAA; encoded by the coding sequence ATGAAGCCCGCGCCGTTCGTCTATCACGATCCGCGCACGGTCGAAGAGGCGTGTGTGATCCTCGCGACGCACGAGAACGCGCGCGTGCTCGCGGGCGGACAGTCCTTGATGCCGCTGCTCAACTTCCGCGCGGTGACGCCGGATCATCTGGTCGACCTCAATCGCATCGAAGCGCTGTCGTATCTGCACGTGCAGGGTGATGTGCTCGAGATCGGCGCGATGAAGCGCCAGCGCGGCCTCGAGCGCTGCGGCGAAATCGGGCAGCACTGCCCGCTGCTGCACGAGGCGCTGGCGCACGTGGGCCACGTCCAGACGCGCAACCGCGGCACGATCGGCGGCTCGCTGTGCCATCTGGATGCTTCCGCGGAGCTCGTGAACATCACGGCGTTGCTCGGCGGCAGGTTGCACGCGGTGTCGCGGCGCGGCCGGCGCGACATCGCGTTCGCCGATTTCGCCACCGGCTATCTCACGACCTCCCTCGCGCCGGACGAACTGCTGGCCGGCGTCTCGCTGCCGCTGCCGCCGGCGCGGCATGGCCACGCCTTCGTCGAATTCGCGCGCCGCCGCGGCGATTTCGCCATCATCGCCTGCTCGGCATGGCTCACGCTGGATGATCGCGGCGACATTGCGGATGCAGCACTGGCGTTGTCCGGACTGGGCCACGCGCCCGTGCGTCCGACCGAGATCGAGCAGGCGCTACGAGGACAGAAGCCGATTGCGGAAACGTTCAAGGCTGCAGCCGCCGCGGCAGGCGCGCTCGAAGCGGACGGCGACCCGTTCGTCTCGGCCGCGTACCGAAAGCATCTCGCGCGCATCCTCAGCTATCGTGCGCTGGAACAGGCGGCGGCGCGTGCGTGCGCGGGAGCGGCGGCATGA
- a CDS encoding 2Fe-2S iron-sulfur cluster binding domain-containing protein yields the protein MTDTRTIRVHVNGKAFRGEVETRLTLVDFLRHELQLTGTHVGCEHGVCGACTVLVDGASARACLMLAVQCDGAEVSTVESLASGAGLNALQQAFRDCHGLQCGFCTPGMLMTLTEFLRDNPDPGEAQVRDVLSGNLCRCTGYQGIVDAALAAAKRMREVRL from the coding sequence ATGACTGACACGAGAACCATCCGCGTGCACGTGAACGGGAAAGCCTTTCGCGGCGAAGTCGAAACCCGCCTGACGCTGGTCGATTTTCTGCGCCACGAGCTGCAACTCACCGGCACACACGTCGGCTGCGAACACGGCGTGTGCGGCGCCTGCACGGTGCTGGTCGACGGCGCCAGTGCGCGCGCGTGCCTGATGCTCGCGGTGCAATGCGATGGCGCCGAAGTCTCCACCGTCGAATCGCTCGCGAGCGGCGCAGGTCTCAATGCGCTGCAACAGGCGTTTCGCGATTGCCACGGGCTGCAATGCGGATTCTGCACGCCAGGCATGTTGATGACTCTGACCGAGTTCCTGCGCGATAACCCGGATCCGGGCGAAGCCCAAGTGCGCGACGTGCTCTCGGGCAATCTTTGCCGCTGCACCGGCTATCAGGGCATCGTCGACGCGGCGCTCGCCGCCGCCAAGCGCATGCGCGAGGTGCGGCTGTGA
- a CDS encoding molybdopterin-dependent oxidoreductase, whose amino-acid sequence MSLTGFGASAPRKEDPALLRGEGQFVDDIHFPAMLHAAFVRSPHAHASIGRIDKSAALALPGVHAVFAFADLPEPVRRQTLPLLVPHPSLRAPRMPYALAKDEVCYAGEPVACVVADSRYIAEDAADRVEVAYEPLPAVNDCRAALAPGTTTAHAEADSNVAARFPVQVGDADRAFAGAAHVFRERIYQHRGGPFFMECRGAVARYEKPTDAYTLFVSSQGSHRLKRCLLDMFDLGDHQVRVVTPDVGGGFGPKGSFYPEYVNLAFAARVLDRPVKWIEDRRENFLATHQERDQYWDMEIAVDRDGHILGLRGELIHETGAYVPWGIVLPWIAATTVPGPYVIPSFKLDVVSVYTNKIQTTPVRGAGRPEAVVTMERLMDRVARELELDPAEVRRRNFIRPEQMPYNVGIIFRDGRPVTYDSGDYPACQAAALEASGYDGFRQRQAQARSLGRHIGIGIANAVEATGLGPYESATVRISTSGKIVVYTGATPQGQSHKTTLGQIAAEQFGVGLDDVTVVTGDTAAISLGIGTFAARTAANAGPSVHLAGLEVALKAKTIAAGMMECLLEDLELADGYVRLKSAPDVRKSLREIAVRSVGMPGFSMAGELEPGLEHTAHFTPAQSAYSNGTHVAEVEVDIETGAVLILRYTVAHDCGRVINPMVVDGQVIGGVAHGIGNALFERLVYDDQAQLLTGTFADYLLPLATDVPRIDLVHLETPSPLNPLGIKGAGEGGTIPAIAAIVSAVENALAPFGVRIAEAPVTPQRIVELLGSHALGRTR is encoded by the coding sequence GTGAGCCTCACGGGATTCGGCGCCTCTGCCCCGCGCAAGGAAGATCCCGCGCTGCTGCGTGGTGAGGGCCAGTTCGTCGACGACATCCATTTCCCCGCCATGCTGCATGCCGCGTTCGTGCGCAGCCCCCATGCGCACGCAAGCATCGGCCGCATCGACAAGTCGGCCGCACTTGCGCTGCCCGGCGTGCACGCCGTTTTCGCGTTTGCCGATTTGCCGGAACCGGTGCGCCGGCAGACGCTGCCGCTGCTCGTGCCGCATCCCTCGCTGCGCGCGCCGCGGATGCCCTACGCCTTGGCGAAAGACGAGGTTTGCTATGCTGGCGAGCCGGTCGCGTGCGTGGTCGCGGACAGCCGCTACATCGCCGAGGACGCCGCCGACCGCGTCGAGGTCGCCTACGAGCCGCTGCCTGCGGTCAACGACTGCCGCGCCGCACTCGCGCCCGGCACGACGACCGCGCATGCCGAGGCCGACTCCAATGTCGCGGCACGGTTTCCGGTGCAGGTGGGCGACGCCGACCGGGCGTTCGCGGGTGCGGCGCACGTGTTTCGCGAACGGATCTACCAGCACCGGGGCGGTCCGTTCTTCATGGAATGCCGCGGCGCGGTGGCGCGCTACGAAAAACCGACGGATGCGTACACGCTGTTCGTTTCGTCGCAGGGCTCGCATCGACTGAAGCGCTGCCTGCTGGACATGTTCGACCTGGGCGACCATCAGGTGCGCGTGGTCACGCCCGACGTCGGCGGCGGGTTCGGCCCCAAGGGCTCCTTCTACCCGGAATACGTCAACCTGGCGTTCGCCGCACGCGTGCTGGACCGGCCGGTGAAGTGGATCGAGGATCGGCGCGAAAACTTTCTCGCGACCCACCAGGAGCGCGACCAATACTGGGACATGGAGATCGCGGTCGACCGCGACGGGCACATCCTGGGCCTGCGCGGCGAGCTCATCCACGAGACCGGCGCCTACGTGCCCTGGGGCATCGTGCTGCCGTGGATTGCCGCGACCACGGTGCCGGGACCCTACGTCATCCCGAGCTTCAAGCTCGACGTGGTCTCGGTCTACACGAACAAGATCCAGACCACACCCGTGCGCGGGGCCGGCCGCCCCGAAGCCGTCGTGACGATGGAGCGGTTGATGGACCGGGTCGCACGCGAGCTCGAGCTCGATCCGGCCGAGGTGCGACGGCGCAATTTCATCCGTCCCGAGCAGATGCCCTACAACGTCGGCATCATCTTCCGCGATGGCCGGCCGGTGACCTACGACAGCGGCGATTACCCGGCGTGCCAGGCCGCCGCTCTCGAAGCCTCCGGCTACGACGGCTTCAGGCAACGCCAGGCGCAAGCGCGCAGCCTTGGCCGCCACATCGGCATCGGCATTGCGAATGCGGTCGAGGCGACCGGGCTGGGGCCTTACGAGAGCGCCACGGTGCGCATCTCGACCTCGGGAAAGATCGTCGTGTACACGGGTGCGACGCCGCAGGGCCAGTCGCACAAGACGACACTCGGGCAGATCGCAGCCGAGCAGTTCGGCGTCGGGCTCGACGATGTCACGGTGGTCACCGGCGACACAGCGGCGATTTCGCTCGGCATCGGAACCTTCGCCGCGCGCACGGCGGCCAATGCCGGGCCCTCGGTCCACCTGGCTGGTCTCGAAGTAGCGCTCAAGGCGAAGACAATCGCCGCCGGCATGATGGAGTGCCTGCTGGAGGACCTCGAGCTGGCGGATGGGTACGTGCGCCTGAAGAGCGCGCCGGACGTGCGCAAGAGCCTGCGCGAGATCGCGGTGCGATCGGTCGGCATGCCGGGGTTCTCGATGGCCGGTGAGCTCGAGCCGGGGCTGGAGCACACCGCGCATTTCACGCCGGCACAGTCTGCGTATTCGAACGGCACGCACGTCGCCGAGGTCGAGGTCGACATCGAGACCGGCGCGGTCCTGATCCTGCGCTACACGGTCGCGCACGATTGCGGGCGGGTGATCAATCCCATGGTCGTGGACGGGCAGGTGATCGGCGGGGTCGCCCACGGCATCGGTAATGCGCTGTTCGAGCGCCTCGTGTACGACGATCAGGCGCAGCTCCTGACCGGCACGTTTGCCGATTACCTGCTGCCGCTCGCGACCGATGTGCCGCGCATCGACCTGGTCCACCTGGAAACGCCGTCGCCCCTGAACCCGCTGGGCATCAAGGGGGCGGGCGAGGGCGGCACCATCCCGGCGATCGCCGCGATCGTGAGCGCGGTGGAAAATGCCTTGGCGCCGTTCGGGGTTCGGATCGCCGAGGCGCCCGTCACGCCGCAGCGCATCGTCGAGCTGCTGGGCAGCCACGCGCTGGGGCGCACGCGGTGA